From Leisingera sp. S132, one genomic window encodes:
- a CDS encoding helix-turn-helix transcriptional regulator — MPENFSENLRSLCAEHGSIAQICREVGINRQQFNRYLNGSSLPAAHNLRRIARYFDIPEARLFAPQAEFEAQLSDAARTAPPGPSDSFLEPFRGQQRNLKRYLGFYHAYFRTPSWGEGIFCSLTRFFEKDGFILSRNLEIAHDPEQSIRQISRYEGMVTQRGNRLFITEHERAHEGSVAQTILFSAHRQQLKYLRGMTMGLAWRPFPRPYAARAIWKRLDERVSAREAIAACGVYPVRSTRIDPTVRNYLEASAAEDFPDMPGSVLL, encoded by the coding sequence ATGCCGGAAAATTTTTCCGAAAACCTGCGGTCACTTTGCGCCGAACATGGCAGCATTGCGCAAATCTGCCGCGAGGTTGGAATCAACCGTCAGCAGTTCAACCGCTACCTCAACGGCTCCAGCCTGCCCGCCGCTCACAACCTGCGCCGGATTGCACGCTATTTCGACATTCCGGAAGCGCGGCTGTTTGCCCCTCAGGCCGAGTTCGAAGCCCAGCTCAGCGATGCTGCCCGCACTGCCCCACCGGGGCCAAGCGACAGTTTCCTGGAACCGTTCCGCGGCCAGCAGCGCAATCTGAAACGCTACTTGGGCTTTTACCACGCCTATTTCCGCACACCGTCCTGGGGTGAGGGAATCTTTTGCTCCCTGACCCGTTTCTTTGAAAAGGACGGGTTCATCCTGTCGCGCAATCTGGAAATCGCCCATGATCCGGAGCAGAGCATCCGGCAAATCTCGCGCTACGAAGGCATGGTGACCCAGCGCGGCAACCGGCTGTTCATCACCGAGCATGAGCGCGCCCATGAAGGCAGCGTGGCGCAGACCATCCTGTTCTCGGCGCACCGGCAGCAGCTGAAATACCTGCGCGGCATGACGATGGGATTGGCCTGGCGCCCGTTTCCGCGCCCCTATGCGGCACGGGCGATCTGGAAACGGCTGGATGAACGGGTGTCGGCACGCGAGGCCATTGCCGCCTGCGGCGTCTACCCGGTGCGCAGTACGCGGATAGACCCGACAGTGCGGAATTACCTGGAGGCCTCAGCAGCTGAGGACTTTCCGGATATGCCCGGCAGCGTTCTTCTCTAG